TAGAGCCCGGTGAATGTTTACAACCAGGCAAAATTCGAAATAGTAATGCCTATATGATGATGGCACAAATTGAACGTGCTGGTGCAGAAGTCAAATATTTTGGTAAGTTTAGCGATGATTTGGCGTTATGTATTAAAATCGTGGAAAAAGCATTACAGGAAGTTGATATTTTAATTACAACGGGGGGCGTTTCCGTAGGTGATTATGATTATTTACCAGCCATTTATCAGGCGCTGGAGGCAAAGGTATTATTTAATAAAGTAGCAATGCGACCAGGCAGTGTAACAACAGTCGCAGCTCGCAATGATAAATTGTTGTTCGGCCTTTCAGGTAATCCTTCAGCCTGCTATGTTGGTTTTGAACTATTTGTACGTCCAATTATTCGCACTGCCTATCGTCATCCTCAACCTCACTTACGCAGAGAGCAGGCTATATTAGGAGCAGATTTTACAAAACCGAATCCCTTTACACGATTTGTGCGTGCGACAGCTTATTATGAAACAGGGCAGCTAGTCGCTGTGCCATCTGGTTTTGATAAATCGAGTGCCGTTTCTTCGTTGGCGACAGCTAATGCTTTTATCGTTTTACCAGGTGGTTCTAGAGGTTATGAAAAAGGCATGTCCGTAGCAGTCTTATTGTTAGAAGATTTACAAGGAAGTGAATGGCCTTGGGACAACATCGAAAAATCTTACAGATAGTTGGCTATCAAAATAGTGGAAAGACAACATTGATAGAGCAATTAATTAAACAAGCTTCACTGGAAGGGCTACGAGTAGGAACAATCAAGCATCACGGACATGGTGGTGTGCCAATGATCGAAACGTCCAAAGATAGTAGTCGGCATGAGCAGGCAGGTGCGATTGTTACTGCTGTGGAAGGGGAGGGTACTTTACGTATGAGTATTCACCAAAATAGCTGGCGATTAGCTGAAATTCTAGCAATCTATGCTTCCTTTTCGATGGATATCGTGCTGATTGAAGGATATAAACAGGAACATTATCCAAAAGTTGTACTACTCCGAACAGCACAGGACCAAGTGCTATTGCAGCAACTAACCAATATTATTTGTGTTATTTATTGGCCGAACTATCCACTGGATCCACCGTTAACAATCCCAGCGTATTCAATTTATGAAGAAAGAAAATATATGGAATTTTTGTTGAAAGAAATGAGGGAAGACTATGACGGTAGCGTTGTTTGAAATTATCAATCAACCGATTGATGTTGAGCAAGTTAGACAAAAAGTAATGAATCGAAATGCTGGTGCCATTACACTATTTATCGGCACAGTGCGTGAAATTACAAATGGCAAAAAAACATTGCATTTGGAATATCAAGCCTATCCCGCGATGGCGATAAAAATGTTTGAACAGATTGCAAAGGAAATACAAGAGCAGTGGCCAGAAGCGATAGTGGCTATTACCCATCGAGTAGGTCGCTTGGATATTTCAGACATAGCTGTTGTTATTGCTGTGTCATCGCCACATCGTAAAGTGGCGTATATGGCAAATGAATATGCGATTGATCGCATTAAACAAATTGTTCCAATATGGAAAAAAGAGCATTGGGAGGACGGGACGGAATGGATTGGTGACCAATTAGAAAATATCCCCTATCCACAAGGAAAACCAGTTATTCGGAGGGAGGAAAGGAAAGCGTGATTAACATCTTATTATTTGCGCACTTACAGGAACTGGTTGGTGAATCACAACTCAAGGTAGAGCTGTCAGATGTCACGGTTGCTCAGTTAAAAGAGTGGCTAGAAAAGCAGTATCCGCAGCTATCATTACAACAAATAATGACAGCAGTAAATGAGGAATTTGCAACCGATATGACAATCGTTAAATCGGGTGATACCATCGCCTTTATCCCACCTATTAGCGGGGGATGATAAAAGACTAAGTTATGAGTGTAGCGCTACGAGAGCATCGGCTGTAGCTTTCATCCAACGTACAATGAAAAAGAAGCTGGGGCAAAAGAGAAAAAGTGTTAGATTGAACCTGAAATCTAACACTTTTTTGCTATGCAATTGTTGTTCGCGTCTTACATTGTGTGCTGTTCTGAGCAGGATTTCCCGCTCCGCTGCCAAGTACTAGTGAACACTTCTATTTTTTATTTTTGCAAAAGCAAGAATAGCTAAGTTCTCCATATAGCGAAAATTTATTAACACCTTTCCTCTTTTATACTTTTAGTAAATGGATACTAAGAAGCATTAGAAAGGAAATAGCAATCATGCACAAAACCCATGTCCAAGCAAGCGTCATGTTACCCGAATCAAGTGCCATATAAATCGCTAGCGGTGTTGTTTGTGTTTTTCCGGGAATGTTCCCCGCAAACATCAGGGTCGCCCCAAACTCGCCTAAAGCACGTGTAAAGCTTAAAATTCCACCAGATACAAGTGCCTTTAATGCGAGCGGAATAGACACAAAAACAAAAATTTGCCATTCATTCGCCCCATCAACACGTGCTGCATTTTCAATATCATTATCTATAGAGGCAAAGCCCGTTTTAGCGGATTGATACATTAATGGAAAGGCAACAATCGTAGAAGCGATAACGGCAGCCCACCATGTGAACATGATTGGTTGATCAAAAAGCCACACAATAAGATTTCCTAATACACTATTTTTTCCAAAAATAACGATGAGCAAAAAACCAACTACAGTAGGAGGTAATACTAAAGGTAAAAGCAAGATTGTTTCTAACAAGAGTTTACCTTTAAAATGGCGGGTTGCCATCCATTTACCCATTAAAATACCAACTATAATAGCAGTAATTCCAGCAACAAAGGCAATTTCAATGGAAAGCCTAAGAGGAGACCAAAAATCGGTACCCATTTATTGAGCTCCTTTAAAGCCATACTTTATAAAAACATTCATTGCCTCATCACTTTGTAAAAATTGATAAAAATCGTTTGCCTCTTGTCCATGCTTACTCGCTTTTAGGACGCCTACAGGATAAATAATCGGTGCATGGGTCGCATCATCGGCAGTTGCAACGACATCGACTTTATCGGAGACGAGGGCATCTGTTTTATAAACGATTCCAGCATCTACATTTTCGCTTTCAGTATAAGTAAGTACTTGACGCACATCTTTTGTATATACCACTTTAGATGCAAGTGATTCCCAAAGCTGCATGCTTTTTAACGTGTCGACGCCATACTGCCCAGCAGGGACTGTTTCCGGTGTGCCAAGCGCAATTTTTCCTGCTTGAAGTAAATCGTCAAAGGAATGGATTTGCTTTTCGTTGTTTTTAGGAACGATTAAGACTAACTCATTAGCTAAAAGATCTGTTCCCTGTTGTTCAATCATTTCTTTTTTTACCAGGGCGTCGAATTTATCTTCCGCTGCTGAAAAGAATAAATCCACCGGTGCACCTTGTAAAATTTGTTGTTGCAATGCACCAGAGCCGCCAAAGTTATAGAGGATTTTGACCGAATCGTGTTCTTTTTCATAAGTTGTTTTAAGTTCTTCTAAGGCATCCTGTAAACTAGCTGCCGCAGAAATCGTTAATTCAACAGGTTCGTTTGCAGTCCCTTCATTTTCTTGGTTACCACAAGCTACTAATAAACCCACTAGTAGAGCCAGTGCCGCAAATAAACGATAAAAGTTTTTCACTATTTTACTCCTTTTATAACTCGTTATAACAAGACATAACTAATTATAATCAGTGCCAAGTAAAAAAGATAGTCGTGCCAGTCACCCAAACAATTCTGATAATTCAAAAACTCGTTCTGCATGTCAGAACGAGTTTTTTGAAGTGATATGCTTACACTGCACCAAATAATTTTAAAATATTAATAATAATAATGCCTACGATGCCAAAGTCAGAATCACCAAATGTTGTTCCTTCGTAGCCGATATCCCCCATAAAGATAAGCAAGATAGCTGGGATAAAGCTAATGATTATCCCGTTAGCAAATGCACCTGCCATGGAGCCAATACGACCACCCGTTGCATTACCGAAAACACCTGCCGCAGCACCTGTAAAGAAATGTGGCACTAGGCCAGGTACAATAACTTTAAGCCCAATCAGTGGGAGGGCAAACATGGACAATAAGCCAGCTAAAAAGCTAAAGAGGAAGCCGATAATAACGGCATTCGGTGCAAATGGGAAAATTGTCGGGCAATCTAAAGCAGGCTTAGCGTTTGGTACGAGTTTATCAGCAATCCCTTTAAATGCAGGAATAATTTCTGCAATCAGCATACGAACACCTGCAAGGATAATATAGACCCCCGCTGCAAAGGTAATCGCTTGGATAATCGCGAAAACAATGAAGTTCGATCCCCCGGATAATTGCGCTTCAATATAAGAACGGCCTGCGAATAAAGCGACAACAATGAAAAATAAGCTCATTGTCAAGGAAATGGCAACAGATGTATCTCTTAAAAATCCAAGTGATTTAGGTACTGCAATCGCTTCAGTTGATTTGGCTTTGTTGCCAAATAGTTGACCAATTTTAGCAGATACATAGTAGCCAATGCTGCCAAAATGTCCAACTGCAAAGTCATTATTCCCTGTTATTTGACGCACGGTAGGTTGTAAAATGGCGGGGAAAATCACCATACATAAACCTAACACTATAGAACCGATAATAATAAGAGGAGTACCACTCATCCCCCCAACAGAGAGGGAAGCTGCGATTAAACACGCCATAAATAATGTATGATGACCAGTTAAAAAAATATATTTTAAAGGCGTAAATCGCGCTAACAAAAGATTCATTACCATCCCGAATACCATAATCAAGGCTGTGGATGTGCCAAAGGTCGTTTGTGCAGCAGCTACAATGGCTTCATTATTGGGGATAACTCCTTGCACCTGAAAGGCATGATCGAACATTTTGCTAAAGTGAGTTAAAGAACCAATTAAAACGGCTGCACCGGCACCTAAAATGACAAAGCCCATAATGGTTTTTAACGTTCCTGAAAGAACAGTGGAAGCAGATTTCTTTTGGATTAGTAAGCCGACAAGAGCAAATAGGCCGACTAGTATTGCTGGTGTACCTAAAATGTCATTCATCATAACATCTAACATACCAACACCTCATCCTATCCAATTTTAAAAGCGTAAAGAGAAAATTAAACCTAAACGTAAGAGCAACAACTGCGCAACATATTGTCCATTACAATAGTGGGGCAAGCTTTCCTTTGATTTCTGGGATACTCATCATATTGACGATACGCACAATTTTTCGCACACCATTATCTAGTTGGTCGATGATATCCCCTGCACCAATATAAATATCAGCCTTTTCAGAAGTTGCAGATGTTAAATCCGTATGTGTTACCTCTGCTTCCTTGCCGAGTTCTAGCAATGCCTTTTTTACATTCAGTTCCATCATGAAGCTGCTGCCTAAGCCATTTCCACAAACGACTAAAATTTTCATTATAATCGCTCCTTTGTTGTATATTGTTTTATTTTATCCATGACGCATTCTGCACGCTTGCATCCGATAATGTTGTCGATTTGGCTAGGTTCTTGTAATACTTGTGTTAAATCGACTAACGCCTGTAAATGTGTTGAATGATCCGTAGCTGCTAAAATAATGATTACATACACAGCTTTATCGAGTCCAAAGTATACCGGCTTTTGTAAAACTAATAAGCTCATCGATAATTCGTTTACGCCATCAGATGGCCGCGCATGTGGAATTGCTACTTTAGGTGTAAGTACAACATAGGGACCGTGTTGTTCGATGGAATCGATCATGGCTTGGATATAGCGCTTTTCTATTTTGTTTTGCTGTAACAGTGGTGAAGCAGCAAAGCGTATAGCATCCTGCCAGTTGGCTACTTCGTTTGTAATTTGGATAGTTTCTCTATGAAGCAACTCGGTAAGCAACTTGTCATCCCTCCTTTCGTTAGAGCACAACATGTCTTCTATCCATGTTATGAATGCTTACTATGTAATGATGTCAGATTACTGAATTTTTTTAATAAATATGTTAAAAAGGGGAGTAAGTGATTATTGGTATGCCAATGGAAGTCGTTTTGTGCAGATAGATGAGGGAGAGCTCACAGTTGGTTGAAGCTGTGAGACTCATCGCTTGTAGCGGGTTTATGTTTTGATTTTTTGTGCTAAATCGTAAATCACTTTTTTGACAAATACATCAATCTGATTGTCTAGTCTAGATTGCGGGTAAACCAGTTGGATTTTCCGTTTGAGCGTAATATTATTTAAATCTTTTTTGATTAATAAGCCAGATTGTAGTTCATCCGCAATAAGGGAAACGGAAAGAAAAGCAATGGTTTTACCAAACGTCAGCATTTTTTTAATCGTACTAACAGAATCGAGTTCAATTGTATTAAATGCTGGTTGGAAAGGGTCCAACCATTTTTCGATAAAATGATTAGTTGAACTGGAGGAAGTATGTAATAATACTTTATTTTTAAGGACATCGGATTGCGAGATGTCCTTTTTTGCTGCCAGTTCGTGACGAGGGCTTAGAGCTAAAACAAGCGAATCTTCACCAATTGTCTCATAGATTAGTGCTGGGTTTTCTTGCTTTGTTTCCATGAGTAAACCAAAATCTAGTTCTTGCAGGGCTACCATTTTTTCAATTTCAGGTGCTGTTTTTACCTCTAAGGATATGCGGATGTCAGGATATGCGGTGGAAATTTGATTAATAATTTCAGGCATATAAATATGCGCAGGTACGGCACTTGCACCTAATCGAATGGAGCCAATATTGCCTGCTAATAAATTTTCAATGAAACGATTCATATCGTTTTGTAGTTGGACGATTTGTCTTGCGTAGTGATAGAGCCCCTCTCCAGCTTCTGTTAAACGATAGCCACCCGCATTTGTGCGAAACAAACGTACCCCGTACTCTTCTTCAATCGAGCGAATATGAAAGGATACCGTAGGCGGCGTAATACCTAGCGCTTTAGCGACAGGAGCTAATTTTTTAAAATCGACGAGTAAACAAAATGCCTGTAATTTCAGATGATTCATTTTAGCCTCCTAAAGGAAATTCGAAAAAGTATTGCATTTCCTTAAGTTTATTAGATTTTTTTTAACGACATATTAATAGTAGGTTAATATTTTCTAAATATCTGGAAACTATAGTAGAGATAGACGAGGAGGATACCATGAAAATCTCAATAACGAACTTAGAGAAAAACTATGGACAAGCACAAGTGTTATGGCCCATTAATGTGGAATTAGATAGTAAGTTCATTACAATTTTAGGCCAATCGGGCTGTGGGAAAACGACTTTATTGAAAATACTAGCTGGTCTTGAAAAGCCAACAAATGGTGAAATTGCATTCGATGACACAATCATTTATTCGTCTAAGCTTCACAAAAATGTTAAACCAAATAAACGCAATATTGCCATGGTCTTTCAAGATTTCGCATTATGGCCTCATATGACCATTTTCCAAAACATCGCATTCGGCTTAAAAGGAATGATGCCAAAAGAAGAAATAGCAGAGCGAGTAGCGTATGTAATGCGGTTAGTGAAGATGGAAGGATATGAAAATCGTAAGCCGGGACAATTATCGGGAGGTCAACAACAACGGGTTGCACTGGCGAGGGCACTGGCAACGAATCCAAAGTTAATTTTATTTGATGAACCATTATCAGCGTTGGATGCCGTACTTAGAGAAAAAATGCAGGATGAAATTATGCATATTATTCATGAACTAGATTGCCAAGCTATTTTTGTAACACATGATCAAACAGAAGCCATGACGATGTCAGATCAAATAATTGTGATGGAATCAGGCAAAATTGCGCAGGTTGGGTCACCTGAGGAAATTTATCATACGCCGGCAACACCTTATGTAGCGGATTTTATAGGGAAGGTCAATTGGTTCGGTAAAGGGAATCGAATTGTACGTCCAGAGGGTGTCTCGAGACAACAATATCCTGGTGCTATTGCGAAACAGGCAATGATTGTGAAAAGTACTTTTGTTGGAGATCGCTATTTAGTACATGCGCAAGTTGAAGGGAAGCAATGGAGCTTTTATGAAGCTGTACCGCTTGAACACGGACAGCAACTGGAAGTTTTTGTGGATACTAAACAAATCTATCAATTGGAGGGTTTACAGTGAAAAAACGTTTCAAATTATTAGCAACAGCGGGCTTTCTTGTGGCATTAACATTAGCAGGGTGTAACAATAATAAATCGGCAGACAGTGTTAACAATGATGCAGCAAGTGCTAAGCCAACTGAAGTGCAAACACTAACCGTCTATTCTGCTGGTCCTGATGGCTTGGCAGCAAATATTCAACAAGCTTTTGAAGAAAAAACGGGCATAAAAGTAGAGATGTTTCAAGGGACAACGGGCAAAATTTTATCTCGTTTAGAAGCAGAGAAAAATAATCCTGTCGCAGATGTCGTTGTGCTAGCTTCTATTGCATCAATGGATGGATTAAAGGAAGCCAATCAATTACAAAGTTACAAAGAAACCGAAAATGCTAGTAAAATGAACCCCGATTGGTCAGATGCAGAAGGCTATTACTATGGCTATAGCGCATCGGCATTAGGCATTGCCTACAATACGAAAAATACGAAAGACATACCAAGCGAATGGACAGATTTAGCTAAAGCACAGTGGCAAGGTAAAATAAATATTCCTGATCCAAGTTTGTCTGGATCTGCTGTTGATTTTATTTACGGTTATACAGAAGCGGAAAAATCGGCATGGGATACAATCCAAGCATGGAAAAACAATGGACTACAAGTGAATGGAGCCAATAAGGAAGCATTGGATGCTGTTATTACAGGTGATAAAAATGCAACCATTTCAGGTGTTGACTATATGGCGTATAAAGCGAAAGCGAGTGGGGAACCAGTAGAAATTGTTTATCCGAAGAGTGGAACGGTTGTTAGTCCGCGAGCAGTAGGCATTATGAAAGATGCTAAAAATGTGGAAGGTGCGCAGGCCTATGTTAATTTTTTACTTTCAGATGAAGGACAAAAACTAGTGGCAGATGCTTATCTACTACCTGGCAATCATGATATAGCTGTAAAAGATCGCGCAGCATTGGATGAAATCCCGCAGTTAAATGTGAACTGGAAAGGTTCAGAAGCAAAGCAACTTGATATTTTAACGAAGTTCAATGATATTTTTCGTTAAGTTGTAAGCGTCCTTCTTGATGATGCATTCATCCTGCCTGTGAAAAATTCGCTATTGGTCAGTCATAACTTTTTAATACTGACTATTGCGAATTTTTCAAAAAATGTTGTTCTATGAAAGGAATGATGCAACATGATAATGGAAAGTAGACGAAGTTTTGGCTTGTTATTGACGATTGTCGCAACGTTTGCGATCGCACCATTAATAGCCATTATGTATTATACATTTGTTCGTGATGGTATAGTTGATGTTTCACAATTTAGTAGCATGTTTGCTAATGAAAGATTATGGCAGACTTTGGGCAACTCTTTATTATTAGGTGTATTGGTTATTTTAGGAACGACGATATTAGCATTCCCTATGGCATTCATTCGCACGAAAACAACTTTACAAAAATATGATTGGCTAGATATTGTCCTAACGATTCCTTTTATGACACCCCCTTATATCGGTTCCATGGGATGGATATTATTTATGCAAAATAATGGATTTTTACAGCAACTAGTGCCAGGCACGGCTTGGTTGTCAGATGCCTTTTTTTCCTTATTTGGCATGGTCATGGTTATGAGTCTACATCTATTTCCTTTTTTATATTTAATGTTGAAAAATACGTTGCTTAGAATAAATGGTTCCTTTTTGGATGCTGCACTTATTTTCGGACGTAGCTCTTTGCGCAACTGGCTACAAGTAATACTGCCGTTACTGATTTCTAGCTATGGTCTTGGGATATTGTTAATTTTCATTAAAACGCTAGCGGAATTTGGGACACCTGCAACGTTTGGAAGCCGAATCGGTTTTCAAGTTTTTACGACAGAAATTCACGCTTATCTTTCAAGGTGGCCTGTAGATATTCGAATGGCTACATCGCTTTCTGTATTTTTGCTTTCCGTATGTCTTATTATCTGGTATTTCCAAAATCTTATCGGACGAAAGTTTACATATAGCGTACTTTCAGGAAAAACGCCCGCTGCTCGTGAAAGAAAAGATAAATGGTTTATCCAATTGGGATCATGGTTTTATGTAGGATTTGTTTTATTGTTTGCAATCGGTATTCCTTACTTTTCAATAATTGTAACCTCGCTACAAAAAGTAAGGGGAGACGGTTTACGTGCAGGCAATTTCACATTAGCGTCTTATCAGGCTGTCTTTACTAGTGGTAGCGCTGGCTTAACGGCATTTTTAAATAGCGTTGTTTTTTCAATACTTACAGCAGTTATTACAGCGATAATTGGTTTATTTATTGCCCTTTACATTAAAAAGGGAGAAACGAAAAAGCAACAACTATTAGATTTCTTTAGTCTTATGCCGAATATTATTCCTGGTATCGTCTTTGTTGTCGGCTTAATTATGTTTTGGAATGCTCCTTGGTTACCAGCAACTATTTACAATACAAAGGCAATGGTTGTTGTAACTTATTGTGTGCTGTTCTTACCCTACGCTGTGCAATATACAAAATCCTCACTATCACAGTTAGATCAATCTATTTTCCAATCAGCTGCGATTTTTGGACGCAATAGTTGGGACGTGTATCGAGCTATCATCATCCCGCTGCTAATGCAAGGAATACTTGCTGGTATGATGATGACATTTATTATTTCAATGCGCGAACTAGTCGCGGGTCTCCTTATTTTGCCTCCATCAGTTGAGACAGGCGCAACGTTTATTTATAGCCAATTTGAACAAGGTAATGTTGGGATAGGAATGGCTGTTGCAGTTATTACAGTCGGGATGACAGTTGTTTTTATGTTCCTATTAAATTGGCTTCAAAGATGGGGAGGACATGTACGTGCTTAATGTAGAGATTTTAGGAGGGGTTGGAGAGTACGGACGAAATTGCTTTTATCTCGAAAAGGACGGACGAGCGATATTACTTGATTGTGGTGTCATGAATAATCGAGAAAAAACGATGCCCACTTTAACTCCCGCTCATATGGCAAAACTTGATGCTGTGTTTATTTCTCATTCGCATATTGATCATGTCGGCGCGCTTCCTTTACTGGAACAGTGGGGTTACAAGGGTCAACTAATTATGAGTGAGATGACAGCAAAACAATTAAAACGCACTTATCCAAACATTAAAACCTTTTCACCAAGATCGATTGGTCATTGGTTACATATTAATCAGCATCTTTCTTTTCAATGGGGCTTTAGTGGGCATCTAATAGGAAGTGTTTGGTACAGCATTCGATTTTTGGGGGAGGTGATATTTTTTTCGGGAGATTATGTTTTGGATTCCTATCTATTAAAGGCGAATCTTCCGTATGAGGATTGTGGGAAGTATAACGTCGCGTTTATCGATAGTGGGCATGTTGAAAAGACCATTAAGAATGAAGAAGTATTGCAACAAATAGTGGAGTTTATTTGTACGAACGATAGTAGACCGATTATTTTCCCTTCTTCCTTTTCAGGTAAAACGGCTGATATTGCGATTTATCTTTTTGCGCATAGTACAAGAAAAGTGTGTATTGATCATCAGTTTTTCCCATTGTTTGAAGATTACTATGCAGCACCTGAAAATGTGGTATCTACTCCGATATTGCCGTTGTTTAGAAGTGAATGCTTACAAGAGAAGACTGTGGAGGAAAATGCTATTTATTTTGTTCCAGAACGAGATGAAGCAACCATATCGCAACTATTCAAAAATAGTCCATCAGCAATTGTGATCTTTACAGGATACTTTAATAAAGCTTGTTATATTCAACCATTAGCACCCCATCAAGTAAAACAGTTTTTTTACAAAACACATCCGGATTATAAGGATATTATTGCACTGTCCAAGCACATAAATGCTGAGAAAACCATTTACTTTCACAGCCATTTTACAAATGAAGAAACAACACTATTAACTTTAATCGGAAAAGAGGCGGATATAGGATGAATCATTTTAAAAGAATTGCACTGAAATTGGTCGTAATGACCATGGTACTGGGCACGCTTGGCCTATTGAATACAGTACAAGCGAAAGCAGCAATGGAGCCTAGTCATGAGATTAAATATAATTTGCGAACGGATTTATTTAATGAATCAGCCATTTTAAAACTTTTTGCAGCAACGAAAAAAGATGAGGTAAAGATTTACTATTTCGATACAAATAATAAAGATTTTTTAAATGCAGACTATAACAACCGTTTACGTGTCTATAAAGATAGCACGAAAATCGATATTACGTATAAAAAGAGATTTCTTAATACACCGCTTGACGAAGCACTAGCAATCACAAAAAGCCATGGCTTTACAGGGGATGAATCTAACTATAAGTTTGAAATGGATATTAAGGGTGGAAATCGTACATTTACAATTAGTCGCAAAGAATCATTAAAAGCAACGACTAAAGTATCTTTCGATGCAGTGGATGTGAATGCTGCGAAAAAAATGATTTTAGATAATGTTCCAAAGAAAATTTTAAATTGGGATTCGGCAACATGGTATAACAACACGTTAGCGCAAGCCATCGTGTATGGGCCTGCCAATGCAACAACCTATAAAGGAAGCTTTGCAGGCTACGAGGCTGATATTGAGGTTTGGCATTATCAAGGGGATGTTATGATAGAACTATCTACTAAAGAAGACGACGCCACAAAAGCTGCAGTAATTGAGCAAGTATGGCATGATCAGCTAGCAGCAGTTGGATATCTTAGTGCGGATCAACGTGGAAAAACAGCCTTTGTAATGGAGCAATAAGAATACCCGCGGAACAAAGTGAAATACCCGCGAAATGAGAGGTTTTACCCGCGGAATAAAGTGAAATACCCGCGAAGTAAGAGGTTTTACCCGCGGAACAAAGTGAAATACCCGCGAAGTAAGAGGTTTTACCCGCGGAACAAGGTGAAATACCCGCGAAGTGAGCGTTTACCCGCGGAACAAAGTGAAATACCCGCGAAGTAAGAGGTTTTACCCGCGGAACAAAGTGAAATACCCGCGAAATGAGAGGTTTTACCCGCGGAACAAAGTGAAATACCCGCGAAGTAAGAGGTT
This DNA window, taken from Lysinibacillus sp. FSL M8-0337, encodes the following:
- a CDS encoding ABC transporter substrate-binding protein; this encodes MKKRFKLLATAGFLVALTLAGCNNNKSADSVNNDAASAKPTEVQTLTVYSAGPDGLAANIQQAFEEKTGIKVEMFQGTTGKILSRLEAEKNNPVADVVVLASIASMDGLKEANQLQSYKETENASKMNPDWSDAEGYYYGYSASALGIAYNTKNTKDIPSEWTDLAKAQWQGKINIPDPSLSGSAVDFIYGYTEAEKSAWDTIQAWKNNGLQVNGANKEALDAVITGDKNATISGVDYMAYKAKASGEPVEIVYPKSGTVVSPRAVGIMKDAKNVEGAQAYVNFLLSDEGQKLVADAYLLPGNHDIAVKDRAALDEIPQLNVNWKGSEAKQLDILTKFNDIFR
- a CDS encoding iron ABC transporter permease; its protein translation is MIMESRRSFGLLLTIVATFAIAPLIAIMYYTFVRDGIVDVSQFSSMFANERLWQTLGNSLLLGVLVILGTTILAFPMAFIRTKTTLQKYDWLDIVLTIPFMTPPYIGSMGWILFMQNNGFLQQLVPGTAWLSDAFFSLFGMVMVMSLHLFPFLYLMLKNTLLRINGSFLDAALIFGRSSLRNWLQVILPLLISSYGLGILLIFIKTLAEFGTPATFGSRIGFQVFTTEIHAYLSRWPVDIRMATSLSVFLLSVCLIIWYFQNLIGRKFTYSVLSGKTPAARERKDKWFIQLGSWFYVGFVLLFAIGIPYFSIIVTSLQKVRGDGLRAGNFTLASYQAVFTSGSAGLTAFLNSVVFSILTAVITAIIGLFIALYIKKGETKKQQLLDFFSLMPNIIPGIVFVVGLIMFWNAPWLPATIYNTKAMVVVTYCVLFLPYAVQYTKSSLSQLDQSIFQSAAIFGRNSWDVYRAIIIPLLMQGILAGMMMTFIISMRELVAGLLILPPSVETGATFIYSQFEQGNVGIGMAVAVITVGMTVVFMFLLNWLQRWGGHVRA
- a CDS encoding ABC transporter ATP-binding protein; translation: MKISITNLEKNYGQAQVLWPINVELDSKFITILGQSGCGKTTLLKILAGLEKPTNGEIAFDDTIIYSSKLHKNVKPNKRNIAMVFQDFALWPHMTIFQNIAFGLKGMMPKEEIAERVAYVMRLVKMEGYENRKPGQLSGGQQQRVALARALATNPKLILFDEPLSALDAVLREKMQDEIMHIIHELDCQAIFVTHDQTEAMTMSDQIIVMESGKIAQVGSPEEIYHTPATPYVADFIGKVNWFGKGNRIVRPEGVSRQQYPGAIAKQAMIVKSTFVGDRYLVHAQVEGKQWSFYEAVPLEHGQQLEVFVDTKQIYQLEGLQ
- a CDS encoding MBL fold metallo-hydrolase, whose protein sequence is MLNVEILGGVGEYGRNCFYLEKDGRAILLDCGVMNNREKTMPTLTPAHMAKLDAVFISHSHIDHVGALPLLEQWGYKGQLIMSEMTAKQLKRTYPNIKTFSPRSIGHWLHINQHLSFQWGFSGHLIGSVWYSIRFLGEVIFFSGDYVLDSYLLKANLPYEDCGKYNVAFIDSGHVEKTIKNEEVLQQIVEFICTNDSRPIIFPSSFSGKTADIAIYLFAHSTRKVCIDHQFFPLFEDYYAAPENVVSTPILPLFRSECLQEKTVEENAIYFVPERDEATISQLFKNSPSAIVIFTGYFNKACYIQPLAPHQVKQFFYKTHPDYKDIIALSKHINAEKTIYFHSHFTNEETTLLTLIGKEADIG